In one window of Brenneria goodwinii DNA:
- a CDS encoding MmgE/PrpD family protein, translating into MTIARQFAHNLLAFSRQTFPADALAHARTAIIDTLGVTLAGGVQDGAEKLRAVILPSAAPGKSRVFGTDLHLNALDAALLNGASAHLLDFDDSNSWLHGHISVVVLPALLALADEQQSSGSEILRAYLAGYETAVRMGKTVSPFQYRHGWHPTTSVGIFAAVAASAVLLGLSEEQTATALSISASLASGIKSNFGSQTKSLAVGHANRSAVMAVLLARQGYSAGSTAFEHNHGYFNVYNRGPENYDATPLTESWDAPSHILDKVKGNSFKYFPCCYAILSPLDGLLALREQTALPAEQIARIQIAVHPIRFPHINIPQPETPLAGKFSLHYCIARAWVNGQLTLDDFIDDAAFSDPLTNALMEKVELSCHDEETTHSAQVTLIAQDGQRFSRHVAGAMGSSAAIPLPDNLIEQKFLDCAGQTMTREAAQALYQRLLQDDFR; encoded by the coding sequence ATGACCATTGCCCGCCAGTTTGCTCATAATCTGTTGGCGTTTTCCCGCCAGACCTTTCCCGCCGATGCCCTGGCGCACGCCAGAACCGCCATTATCGATACGCTGGGCGTGACGCTGGCGGGCGGAGTTCAGGACGGCGCGGAAAAACTGCGGGCGGTTATCCTTCCCTCGGCGGCGCCAGGGAAAAGCCGGGTGTTCGGCACGGATTTGCATCTCAATGCGCTGGATGCCGCCTTACTGAATGGCGCCTCCGCGCATTTGCTGGATTTTGACGATTCCAACTCCTGGCTGCACGGGCATATCTCGGTCGTGGTGCTGCCGGCGCTGCTGGCGCTGGCGGATGAGCAGCAATCCAGCGGATCGGAGATATTACGCGCCTATCTGGCCGGTTATGAAACCGCGGTACGAATGGGAAAAACGGTCAGCCCGTTTCAATACCGCCACGGCTGGCATCCGACCACGTCCGTCGGCATTTTTGCGGCCGTCGCCGCCAGCGCCGTGCTGCTCGGTCTTAGCGAAGAACAAACGGCCACCGCGCTGTCGATTAGCGCATCGTTGGCCTCCGGCATCAAATCCAACTTTGGCAGCCAGACCAAATCCCTGGCGGTCGGACACGCCAATCGTAGCGCGGTGATGGCGGTTCTGTTGGCCCGACAGGGATACAGCGCCGGGTCTACCGCCTTTGAGCATAACCACGGTTATTTCAACGTTTATAACCGCGGGCCGGAAAACTACGACGCCACCCCGCTGACGGAAAGCTGGGATGCGCCATCGCATATTCTTGATAAGGTCAAAGGCAACAGCTTTAAGTATTTCCCCTGCTGCTATGCGATCTTATCGCCGTTGGACGGGCTGCTGGCTCTGCGTGAACAGACCGCGCTGCCCGCCGAACAGATCGCGCGTATTCAGATCGCCGTTCACCCGATCCGTTTCCCGCACATCAACATACCGCAGCCGGAAACCCCGCTGGCCGGGAAATTCAGCCTGCATTACTGTATTGCCCGCGCCTGGGTAAACGGTCAGCTAACGCTGGATGACTTTATTGATGACGCGGCGTTCAGCGATCCGCTCACCAATGCCCTGATGGAGAAAGTAGAACTGAGCTGTCATGATGAAGAAACGACCCACAGCGCACAGGTCACGCTGATCGCTCAGGACGGACAGCGCTTTAGCCGTCACGTTGCGGGGGCGATGGGCTCAAGCGCGGCCATTCCGTTGCCGGACAATCTGATTGAACAGAAATTCCTCGATTGCGCCGGTCAGACAATGACGCGTGAGGCGGCCCAGGCGTTGTATCAGCGCTTGCTTCAGGATGATTTCCGCTAA
- a CDS encoding MmgE/PrpD family protein, which produces MTTTPVLSRGEQLSQFISQAPRIAIPDVVLHEAKRALIDYLGVALGAVNDDAVQAVRQVVKRWNSQGDAQIFLGGKTTPALAALVNATMSHAADYDDTHPAGAGHPSGPCWSAALAMAQAYSASERTTLIAFITGFEVMAKLGGGWVPGVGRNLQRRGFHPTSVVGRAGAAAVAASILQLNPQQIANALGAAATMMGGLQKSSGTHGKPFHAGKAAMDGIMAAELAAEGFVAAHHFYETDGWVKIFIQDGSAEIPPLDFGQSWELLTNGYKLYASCRGTHASIETARGLYPQLNGRKIKRIHAKVHPMGMVNAGIANPKTPLESKFSIPHCITLALSGYQLADTDFTQQTVDDPRPRQLLPRLEVEAVDGQSASSAFIDIWLEDGEQLHGETRVYRGHAQNPLTDEELRAKFDTLTVPVLGAANSDRLYQAAINFERPGSLSVISEMLAGRV; this is translated from the coding sequence ATGACCACGACCCCCGTGCTCTCACGCGGAGAACAACTTAGCCAGTTTATCAGCCAGGCTCCCCGAATCGCTATTCCCGACGTCGTTCTGCATGAAGCAAAACGCGCGTTGATTGATTATCTGGGCGTGGCGTTGGGCGCCGTCAATGATGATGCCGTACAGGCGGTACGGCAGGTCGTCAAACGTTGGAATTCGCAGGGCGATGCGCAAATTTTTCTCGGGGGCAAAACCACGCCGGCACTGGCCGCGCTGGTCAACGCCACCATGTCGCATGCCGCCGATTACGACGATACCCATCCGGCCGGCGCCGGACACCCGAGCGGCCCTTGCTGGTCTGCCGCGCTGGCCATGGCGCAGGCGTATAGCGCCAGCGAACGGACTACGCTGATCGCGTTTATCACCGGCTTTGAAGTCATGGCGAAACTGGGCGGCGGTTGGGTTCCCGGCGTCGGGCGCAATCTGCAACGGCGGGGATTCCACCCCACTTCGGTCGTCGGACGGGCGGGCGCCGCCGCGGTCGCCGCATCAATCCTGCAATTGAATCCGCAACAAATCGCCAATGCGCTTGGCGCGGCGGCCACCATGATGGGCGGGCTACAGAAATCCTCCGGCACGCATGGAAAACCATTTCATGCCGGTAAAGCGGCGATGGACGGCATTATGGCCGCCGAACTCGCCGCCGAAGGCTTTGTCGCCGCGCATCATTTCTATGAAACGGATGGCTGGGTGAAAATATTCATTCAGGACGGCAGTGCGGAAATTCCGCCGTTGGATTTCGGCCAGAGTTGGGAACTGCTGACCAACGGCTACAAGCTCTACGCCAGCTGTCGCGGGACACACGCCTCGATAGAAACGGCTCGCGGCCTCTATCCGCAGCTTAACGGCCGCAAAATCAAACGGATTCACGCCAAAGTGCATCCGATGGGCATGGTCAACGCCGGTATCGCCAACCCGAAGACGCCGCTGGAAAGCAAGTTCAGCATTCCCCACTGCATTACCCTTGCGCTGAGCGGCTACCAACTGGCCGATACCGACTTCACCCAGCAAACCGTCGACGATCCGCGCCCCCGCCAGTTGCTGCCGCGGTTGGAAGTGGAAGCGGTTGACGGCCAGTCGGCCAGCTCCGCCTTTATCGACATCTGGCTGGAAGACGGTGAACAATTGCACGGCGAAACGCGGGTCTATCGCGGTCATGCGCAAAACCCGCTCACTGATGAGGAACTGCGCGCCAAGTTCGATACGCTGACCGTACCGGTATTGGGCGCCGCCAACAGCGACAGGCTGTATCAGGCCGCGATCAATTTTGAACGGCCGGGATCGTTGTCCGTCATCAGCGAAATGCTAGCCGGGCGCGTATAA
- a CDS encoding GntR family transcriptional regulator, with protein sequence MNLKLTDRETALSPFETLIAAIENGELLPGERLQEARLAKQFGLSRTPIREALHRLETLGLVEPGPQRGLMIAQLSYERLRQLFAVREGLERLAIDLAVTSASEEEIGLLQDMVNAERQISDSKRLHDHNRLFHRQIYRSTHNPYLNEMLDNLRIHLSLLRGTTYELPERVEEAKKEHQLIVEALARRDREAAQEVACQHIRNGYRARLSILSQRDF encoded by the coding sequence ATGAATCTAAAACTGACCGACCGAGAAACGGCCTTATCGCCTTTTGAGACCCTGATAGCCGCAATTGAAAACGGCGAGCTACTGCCGGGGGAACGTTTGCAGGAAGCCCGGCTGGCGAAGCAGTTCGGTCTGAGCCGTACGCCGATTCGTGAAGCATTGCATCGTTTGGAAACGCTGGGATTGGTTGAACCCGGCCCGCAGCGTGGTTTGATGATTGCCCAGCTTAGCTATGAGCGGCTGCGTCAGTTATTTGCGGTACGTGAAGGGTTGGAACGGCTGGCTATCGATCTTGCCGTGACCTCGGCGTCTGAGGAAGAGATTGGTTTATTGCAGGACATGGTTAACGCCGAACGGCAAATCAGCGACAGTAAACGGCTGCACGACCATAATCGATTGTTCCATCGTCAGATTTATCGTTCAACTCACAATCCCTACCTGAATGAAATGCTGGATAACCTGCGCATTCACCTGTCGCTGTTGCGCGGCACCACCTATGAACTGCCGGAACGGGTCGAGGAAGCGAAAAAAGAACACCAGTTGATCGTTGAGGCATTGGCGCGGCGCGATCGTGAAGCGGCGCAGGAAGTCGCCTGCCAGCATATCAGAAATGGTTACCGTGCTCGTCTCAGCATTTTGAGCCAGCGGGATTTTTAA
- the hemY gene encoding protoheme IX biogenesis protein HemY, whose protein sequence is MLRILLLFLILIAGVVFGPMVAGHQGYVLIQTDNYNIETSVTGLVIILVLLFLALLVIEWIIRRIFRTGARTRGWFLGRKRSRARKQTKAALLKLAEGDYRQVEKLMTRNADHAEQPVVNYLLAAEAAQQRGDDFRTKQYLERAAEIADTDQLPVDITRVRIQLARHEDHAARHGVERLLEVAPRHPEVLRLAEQAFLRTNAYSALLDILPAMRKTNVHDDAQLQALQQQAYIGLMNQAMADGGSEGLKQWWNSQSRKVRHEVPLQVAMVEHLVECDDHDTAQKIILDGLKRQYDERLILLMPRLKSGNPDQLEKVLHQLIKQQGATPLLNSTLGQLLMKHGEWQQASDAFRAALDQRPDAYDYAWRADALDRLRLPDEAAKMRQEGLMLTLQSPAESPKQDA, encoded by the coding sequence ATGCTGAGAATTCTGCTGCTGTTTCTCATCCTGATCGCGGGTGTGGTGTTCGGTCCGATGGTAGCCGGTCATCAGGGATACGTTCTGATTCAAACGGACAACTACAATATTGAAACCAGCGTAACCGGTTTGGTCATCATTCTGGTGTTGCTGTTCCTGGCGCTGTTGGTCATTGAATGGATCATTCGCCGGATTTTCCGTACCGGCGCCCGCACCCGCGGCTGGTTCCTGGGCCGCAAACGCAGCCGGGCGAGAAAACAGACCAAGGCGGCGCTGCTCAAACTGGCGGAAGGCGATTATCGGCAAGTGGAGAAATTGATGACCCGCAATGCCGATCATGCCGAGCAGCCGGTGGTTAACTATCTGCTGGCGGCGGAAGCGGCGCAGCAGCGCGGCGATGATTTCCGCACCAAACAATATCTGGAACGCGCCGCGGAAATCGCCGATACCGATCAACTACCGGTCGATATCACCCGGGTACGCATTCAATTGGCCCGCCATGAAGATCATGCCGCCCGTCATGGCGTTGAGCGCCTGTTGGAAGTCGCTCCGCGCCATCCGGAAGTCTTGCGTCTTGCGGAGCAGGCTTTTCTGCGCACCAATGCCTACAGCGCGTTGCTGGATATTCTCCCCGCGATGCGCAAAACGAATGTGCACGATGACGCACAGTTGCAGGCGCTACAGCAGCAGGCTTATATCGGCCTGATGAATCAGGCGATGGCGGACGGCGGCAGTGAAGGGTTGAAGCAGTGGTGGAATAGCCAGAGCCGTAAAGTCCGCCACGAAGTTCCCCTGCAGGTAGCCATGGTGGAGCATCTTGTTGAGTGCGACGACCACGACACCGCCCAGAAAATCATTCTGGACGGGCTCAAGCGGCAATATGACGAACGCCTGATTCTGCTAATGCCGCGCCTTAAGTCCGGCAACCCCGATCAGTTGGAAAAAGTGTTGCACCAGTTGATCAAACAACAGGGCGCGACGCCGTTGCTGAACAGCACGCTGGGCCAGCTATTGATGAAGCATGGCGAATGGCAGCAAGCCAGCGATGCTTTCCGCGCCGCGCTGGATCAGCGCCCGGACGCTTATGACTACGCCTGGCGCGCTGATGCCCTTGACCGCCTTCGTCTACCCGATGAAGCGGCAAAAATGCGCCAGGAAGGGCTGATGCTCACGCTGCAATCCCCGGCAGAATCACCGAAACAAGACGCCTGA
- the hemX gene encoding uroporphyrinogen-III C-methyltransferase, with protein MTEHNTPTTPSEEVAERVEPAHQQQEPKSQPSKQSGVLLGAIAIVIALALSGGLYYYTHLQDQQDAAAIQRLGSQLSTLQQQYQQEQQQWRDAQQQHDKALDAAEQRLDALTLRSDDMQKKLASLTEHDTNTWLLSQADFLVKMAGRKLWSDKDVTTAGALLKSADASLAEMNDPSVIEVRRALTGDISALAGVSQIDFDGIILKVNQLTDQVDNLRLADNNTDEAPMDENSSELSASLSEWRQNLSKSWHNFMAEFITIRRRDSAAEPLLAPNQDIYLRENIRSRLLVAAQAIPRHQNETYKQSLETVSTWVRAYFDTSDPNTQAFLDRLDELSQQSISMDVPAKLQSQPLLEKLMQTRVRNLLAQTPAIQQED; from the coding sequence ATGACGGAACACAATACCCCCACGACCCCATCTGAAGAGGTTGCAGAACGGGTTGAGCCCGCGCATCAGCAGCAGGAGCCCAAATCGCAACCGAGCAAACAAAGTGGCGTATTACTGGGGGCGATCGCTATCGTTATTGCGCTGGCGCTTAGCGGCGGACTTTATTATTACACGCACCTACAAGATCAACAGGATGCCGCCGCCATTCAGCGCCTGGGGTCTCAGCTAAGCACGCTGCAACAACAATACCAACAGGAACAGCAGCAGTGGCGGGATGCGCAGCAGCAGCACGACAAAGCGCTGGATGCCGCGGAGCAGCGCCTTGACGCCTTGACCCTCCGATCTGATGACATGCAGAAAAAACTGGCTTCTCTGACTGAGCACGATACCAACACCTGGCTGTTATCACAGGCGGATTTTCTGGTGAAAATGGCCGGACGGAAGTTATGGAGCGATAAAGACGTCACCACGGCGGGCGCATTGCTGAAAAGCGCGGACGCCAGCCTGGCGGAAATGAACGATCCCAGCGTGATTGAGGTCCGTCGGGCGCTCACCGGCGATATCAGCGCGCTGGCCGGCGTCAGCCAGATCGACTTCGATGGCATCATCCTTAAAGTTAACCAGTTGACCGATCAGGTGGATAACCTGCGCCTTGCCGACAACAACACCGATGAAGCCCCAATGGATGAGAACAGCAGCGAACTTTCGGCGTCTCTCAGCGAATGGCGGCAGAATCTCAGCAAGAGCTGGCATAACTTTATGGCTGAATTCATCACCATTCGCCGTCGCGATAGCGCCGCGGAACCGCTGCTGGCGCCGAATCAGGATATCTATCTGCGTGAAAATATCCGTTCGCGTCTGTTGGTGGCGGCTCAGGCCATCCCGCGTCATCAGAACGAAACGTATAAACAGTCTCTGGAAACGGTCTCCACCTGGGTCAGGGCTTACTTTGATACCAGCGATCCAAACACCCAAGCCTTTCTGGACCGGCTGGATGAGCTGAGCCAGCAGTCCATATCAATGGATGTGCCGGCTAAACTGCAAAGCCAGCCGTTACTGGAAAAACTGATGCAGACGCGAGTACGCAACCTACTGGCGCAGACGCCAGCGATTCAACAGGAGGACTGA
- the hemD gene encoding uroporphyrinogen-III synthase, whose product MTILVTRPSPAGEQLVARLRKLGYSAYHSPLIEFSPGGELAQLPSMLAALRPGDLLFALSQHAIDYADPRLTRRGAGWPQTLSYYAIGRTTALALHKVSARPVAYPSERETSENLLQLPELQYVNGKHALLLRGNGGRELLGNTLTERGAKVSYCECYQRSPVHYDGLEQSRHWQQAGIDKLVITSGEMLQRIYTLVPDYYRASWLLGCQLIVVSERLAIQARQLGWRNIRVADNADNDALMRALQ is encoded by the coding sequence ATGACAATTCTGGTTACCCGTCCGTCCCCGGCGGGAGAGCAACTGGTGGCCCGCTTACGCAAGCTGGGCTACAGCGCTTACCACAGCCCGCTGATTGAGTTTTCGCCGGGCGGCGAACTGGCGCAATTGCCCTCGATGCTGGCGGCCTTGCGCCCCGGCGATCTGCTTTTTGCGCTCTCGCAGCATGCGATTGACTATGCGGATCCGCGGTTAACCCGGCGCGGCGCCGGTTGGCCGCAAACCCTAAGCTATTATGCCATCGGCCGCACAACCGCCCTGGCGCTGCATAAAGTCAGCGCACGGCCTGTTGCCTACCCTTCCGAGCGGGAAACCAGCGAAAATTTACTGCAATTACCAGAATTACAGTATGTTAATGGTAAACACGCACTATTATTACGGGGTAACGGCGGCAGAGAATTACTGGGTAACACGCTCACAGAACGCGGAGCGAAAGTGAGTTACTGTGAATGTTACCAACGCAGCCCCGTTCATTATGACGGATTGGAACAAAGCCGCCACTGGCAGCAGGCCGGCATAGACAAGCTGGTGATCACCAGCGGAGAAATGTTACAACGGATCTATACTTTAGTGCCCGATTACTATCGGGCTTCCTGGTTACTGGGATGTCAGTTGATTGTGGTGAGCGAACGACTGGCTATCCAGGCTCGCCAACTCGGCTGGCGTAATATTCGGGTAGCCGATAATGCCGACAACGATGCGCTCATGCGCGCACTACAATAA
- the hemC gene encoding hydroxymethylbilane synthase: protein MLDNIIRIATRQSPLALWQAQYVQQRLSAYHPGLQVELVPMVTRGDIILDTPLAKVGGKGLFVKELELALLENRADIAVHSMKDVPAEFPDGLGLATICERDDPRDAFVSNHYANLEQLPAGACVGTSSLRRQCQLRARRPDLIIRDLRGNVGTRLAKLDSGEYDAIILAAAGLKRLKLEARIRSPLSPETSLPAVGQGAIGIECRLDDKRTRQLLAPLNHADTTARVLAERAMNLRLEGGCQVPIGSYAELEGETLWLRALVGSPDGSKIITGERRGFASDAEQIGITLAEELLAKGAREILQAVYQDIPSS, encoded by the coding sequence ATGTTAGACAATATTATTAGAATTGCCACTCGACAGAGCCCCCTTGCTTTGTGGCAAGCACAATATGTTCAGCAGCGGTTGAGCGCCTACCATCCGGGGCTTCAGGTAGAACTGGTGCCGATGGTGACCCGTGGCGATATTATCCTGGATACCCCGTTAGCCAAAGTCGGCGGCAAGGGACTGTTTGTCAAAGAATTAGAATTAGCGCTGCTTGAAAACCGTGCGGATATCGCCGTGCATTCAATGAAAGATGTTCCCGCCGAATTTCCTGACGGCCTCGGCCTCGCAACCATTTGCGAACGAGACGATCCGCGTGACGCCTTTGTCTCCAATCACTATGCCAATCTTGAGCAACTGCCGGCGGGCGCTTGCGTCGGCACGTCCAGCCTGCGCCGTCAATGCCAGCTGCGAGCCCGGCGCCCCGACCTCATCATCCGCGATTTACGCGGTAATGTGGGAACCCGGTTGGCGAAGCTCGACAGCGGCGAATATGACGCGATTATTCTGGCGGCGGCAGGGTTGAAACGGCTGAAGCTGGAAGCGCGGATCCGCAGTCCGCTCAGCCCGGAGACCTCGTTACCCGCGGTAGGACAAGGCGCGATTGGCATTGAATGCCGGCTAGACGATAAACGCACCCGCCAGCTTCTCGCACCGCTGAACCATGCCGATACCACGGCGCGCGTACTGGCCGAACGGGCGATGAACCTGCGCCTTGAAGGCGGATGCCAGGTTCCCATCGGCAGCTACGCCGAGCTGGAAGGCGAGACGCTGTGGCTGCGTGCGCTGGTGGGTTCGCCCGACGGCAGTAAAATCATCACCGGAGAACGTAGAGGCTTCGCCTCGGATGCGGAACAAATTGGTATTACGCTGGCGGAAGAACTATTGGCAAAAGGCGCCAGAGAAATTCTTCAGGCGGTCTATCAGGACATTCCCTCATCATGA
- a CDS encoding class I adenylate cyclase, translating into MYFYIETLKQRLDAINQLRVDRALAAMKPAFQQVYSLVPILLHYHHPLMPGYVEGKVPHGICFYAPDEKQQQYLDKIELRWGPFTDSHDQGELPITGVYSMGSTSSIGQSCTSDLDIWVCHQSWLDNEERQRLQKKCTLLEEWAAAQGVDISFFLMDENRFRHNESGSLGGEDCGSTQHILLLDEFYRTAVRMAGKRILWNMVPVEEEPNYDEYVLSLYAQGALAPNEWLDLGGLSTLSAEEYFGASLWQLYKSIDSPYKAVLKTLLLEAYSWEYPNTHLLSMDIKTRLHKGEIVSFGLDPYCMMLERVTDYLTQINDPTRLDLVRRCFYLKVCEKLSREHACVGWRRQILQQLVQEWGWSDDHLAMLDNRANWKIERVREAHNELLDAMMQTYRNLIRFARRNNLSVSASPQDIGVLTRKLYAAFEALPGKVTLLNPQISPDLSEPNLTFIYVPPGRANRSGWYLYNQAPSMDAIISHQPLEYNRYLNKLVAWAYFNGLLTPKTRLHIKGSELCDITRLQALVSDVSSHFPLRLPAPTPKALYSPCEIRHLAIIVNLEHDPTAVFRNQVVHFDFRQMDVFSFGQQQQCLVGSIDLLYRNSWNEVRTLHFSGEQAVLEALKTILGKMHQDAALPESLEVFCYSQHLRGLIRTRVQQLVSECIELRLTSTRQEPGRFKAVKVAGQTWGLFFERLSVSVQKLENAVEFYGAISNNKLQGVPVQIESSHVHLPAVVDGVASEGIIQFFFEDLAENQGFNIYILDESNRVEVYHHCEGSKEELVRDVSRFYSSSHDRFTYGSSFINFNLPQFYQIVQLDGRTQVISFRSTALSHLCITPVIDDKAKGMQQRLQIL; encoded by the coding sequence TTGTACTTCTATATCGAGACTTTGAAGCAAAGACTGGATGCGATCAACCAACTGCGTGTCGATCGCGCTCTGGCAGCAATGAAGCCTGCTTTTCAGCAGGTCTACAGTCTTGTGCCGATCTTATTACATTACCATCACCCACTAATGCCGGGCTATGTCGAGGGTAAGGTTCCTCACGGCATTTGCTTCTACGCGCCTGATGAAAAGCAACAGCAGTATCTGGACAAAATCGAACTGAGGTGGGGACCGTTTACCGATTCGCACGATCAAGGCGAATTGCCGATTACCGGCGTCTACTCCATGGGCAGCACGTCGTCCATCGGGCAAAGTTGTACTTCCGATCTGGATATCTGGGTTTGCCATCAATCCTGGCTGGATAATGAAGAGCGCCAGCGGTTGCAGAAAAAATGCACCCTGCTGGAGGAGTGGGCGGCCGCGCAGGGCGTGGATATCAGTTTCTTCCTGATGGATGAAAACCGCTTCCGCCACAATGAAAGCGGCAGTCTGGGCGGCGAAGACTGCGGATCGACCCAACATATTCTTTTACTGGATGAATTCTACCGTACGGCTGTGCGCATGGCGGGCAAACGTATTCTGTGGAACATGGTGCCGGTGGAAGAAGAACCGAATTACGATGAGTATGTCCTGTCGCTGTATGCGCAAGGCGCGTTGGCGCCGAATGAGTGGCTGGATCTGGGCGGGCTGAGTACGCTTTCCGCGGAAGAGTATTTCGGCGCCAGCCTGTGGCAGCTTTATAAAAGCATCGACTCCCCTTACAAAGCCGTATTGAAAACGCTGCTGCTGGAGGCGTATTCCTGGGAGTATCCCAATACGCATCTGTTGTCCATGGATATCAAAACGCGGCTGCATAAAGGCGAGATCGTCTCTTTCGGTCTGGATCCTTACTGCATGATGCTGGAGCGGGTGACGGATTATCTGACGCAGATAAACGATCCGACCCGCCTGGATCTGGTGCGCCGATGTTTCTATTTAAAAGTCTGTGAAAAACTCTCAAGGGAGCATGCCTGTGTCGGCTGGCGGCGTCAGATTCTGCAACAGTTGGTGCAGGAGTGGGGCTGGAGCGACGATCATCTGGCGATGCTGGATAACCGGGCAAACTGGAAAATAGAACGGGTGCGCGAAGCGCATAACGAACTGCTGGATGCGATGATGCAAACTTATCGTAACCTGATTCGTTTCGCCCGCCGTAATAACCTGAGCGTAAGCGCCAGTCCGCAGGATATCGGCGTATTGACCCGTAAACTGTATGCCGCATTTGAAGCGCTGCCGGGTAAAGTGACGCTGCTCAATCCGCAGATTTCGCCCGACTTGTCGGAGCCGAATTTAACCTTTATTTATGTCCCGCCGGGACGCGCCAACCGTTCCGGCTGGTATCTGTACAATCAGGCGCCGTCGATGGACGCCATCATCAGCCATCAGCCGCTGGAATATAACCGCTATCTGAACAAGCTGGTGGCCTGGGCCTACTTTAATGGCCTGCTGACGCCGAAAACGCGGCTGCACATTAAAGGCAGCGAGTTGTGTGACATTACCCGCCTGCAGGCGCTGGTGTCCGATGTTTCAAGTCATTTCCCGCTGCGCCTGCCTGCGCCGACGCCGAAGGCGTTGTATAGCCCGTGTGAAATCCGCCATTTAGCCATTATCGTCAACCTGGAACACGATCCAACCGCGGTCTTCCGTAATCAGGTGGTGCACTTTGATTTCCGGCAGATGGATGTTTTCAGCTTTGGCCAACAGCAGCAGTGCCTGGTCGGCAGCATTGACCTGCTGTACCGCAATTCGTGGAATGAAGTGCGTACGCTGCATTTCAGCGGCGAGCAGGCGGTGTTGGAAGCGCTGAAAACGATACTGGGTAAGATGCATCAGGATGCGGCGTTGCCGGAATCGCTGGAAGTGTTCTGCTACAGCCAGCATTTACGCGGGCTGATTCGTACCCGTGTGCAGCAACTGGTCTCTGAATGCATTGAGTTGCGCTTAACCAGCACGCGTCAGGAGCCGGGGCGCTTCAAAGCGGTGAAAGTCGCGGGGCAAACCTGGGGACTGTTCTTCGAACGGCTCAGCGTCTCGGTGCAGAAATTGGAAAATGCCGTTGAATTCTATGGCGCGATTTCCAACAATAAACTGCAAGGGGTGCCGGTGCAGATTGAGTCCAGCCATGTGCATTTGCCCGCAGTGGTCGATGGCGTCGCCAGCGAGGGCATCATTCAGTTCTTCTTTGAAGATTTAGCTGAAAATCAAGGGTTTAATATTTACATCCTGGATGAGTCCAATCGGGTTGAGGTTTACCACCACTGCGAGGGCAGCAAAGAGGAACTGGTGCGTGACGTGAGCCGTTTCTACTCATCATCCCACGATCGCTTTACCTATGGCTCTAGCTTTATCAACTTCAATCTGCCGCAATTTTATCAGATTGTGCAACTGG